One window of Candidatus Nitrospira kreftii genomic DNA carries:
- a CDS encoding hypothetical protein (conserved protein of unknown function) translates to MKRFSIVVGPSLATGLLIATALSIYGCGDSASVNPVVELRSLAVTPGTLQPSFNGARTQYKADLANNITSVTVTAQPAVAGDSVTINGEATTSRPIALDAAGTTTPVNIVVSESGTNSRTYTVLLTKASLTGNNSLRNLSISPGPLDSPFNANTLSYEVSVASNVNSMRVTPTLDDPAATMTVNGQTATSGQAQTIPLNDPGQSTVVSIVVTAQNGTPKQYTLVVSRAALGGNNNLQRLSVSPGPLSPSFSPSRTSYSVSVGGRVESITVTAAPEDTNASLTIEGQNTGSRSISLPPGPSTSEVEVVVTAPNGIPKTYFITVNREALSADNNLDGLSVSSGTLTPVFSAGTTQYSVEVATGVTNVDVTATKSDPNAVISGDVPNGGQANIQLDGPGTTKTVSITVAAPNGTSKTYNITVKRLAPSTDANLSNLRVNSGTLNPGFSSGEQNYTVDVASGVDSIIVFATKSDPDARMSALGRTIANPGNPTGSVTVPLGLGTSTSITISVIAEDQVSTRTYTINVNRPSR, encoded by the coding sequence ATGAAACGCTTCTCCATCGTCGTGGGACCATCTCTAGCCACCGGTCTTCTCATTGCCACTGCATTGAGCATCTACGGTTGCGGTGACTCAGCGTCAGTGAACCCAGTGGTAGAGCTCCGCAGTCTGGCGGTCACCCCCGGAACACTTCAACCGTCCTTTAATGGAGCAAGGACCCAGTACAAAGCGGATCTTGCCAACAACATCACAAGTGTCACCGTCACCGCACAACCGGCAGTCGCCGGCGACAGCGTGACGATTAATGGCGAGGCAACGACAAGCCGCCCCATCGCCCTAGACGCGGCTGGAACAACGACTCCCGTGAATATCGTCGTGTCAGAATCAGGCACCAATTCGAGGACTTATACGGTCCTCCTTACGAAGGCGAGTTTAACGGGAAATAATTCGTTACGGAATTTGTCGATTTCGCCGGGCCCTTTAGACTCCCCATTTAATGCCAATACCCTGAGCTATGAAGTCTCTGTCGCGAGCAACGTCAACAGTATGAGGGTAACACCCACCTTGGACGACCCTGCTGCAACGATGACGGTGAACGGGCAAACCGCGACCTCAGGGCAAGCCCAAACCATTCCACTGAACGACCCTGGGCAGAGCACCGTCGTCAGCATCGTTGTGACAGCCCAAAACGGTACGCCGAAACAGTACACCCTGGTCGTCTCTCGCGCAGCCCTCGGCGGGAACAATAATCTCCAGAGGTTGAGTGTGTCGCCAGGACCCCTGTCCCCCTCGTTTAGCCCAAGTAGAACCAGCTACTCTGTCAGTGTCGGTGGAAGGGTTGAGAGCATTACCGTCACCGCAGCACCGGAGGATACGAATGCAAGCCTAACGATCGAAGGACAAAATACGGGGTCGCGGTCCATCTCTCTGCCACCAGGGCCATCGACTAGCGAGGTCGAAGTGGTTGTGACCGCTCCGAATGGAATCCCCAAAACATACTTCATCACCGTAAACCGCGAGGCGCTTTCGGCAGATAACAACTTGGACGGCCTCAGCGTGTCATCAGGCACCTTGACTCCTGTCTTTTCTGCCGGCACCACGCAGTACAGCGTCGAGGTGGCAACCGGTGTCACCAATGTCGATGTGACCGCCACCAAGTCCGACCCAAATGCCGTGATCTCTGGGGATGTACCCAACGGAGGGCAAGCGAATATTCAGCTCGACGGACCTGGGACCACTAAGACCGTATCAATCACCGTCGCTGCTCCGAATGGAACCTCCAAGACGTACAACATCACTGTGAAACGATTGGCACCCTCAACGGACGCCAACCTATCTAACTTGCGGGTCAATTCCGGCACCTTGAATCCAGGATTTAGCTCTGGTGAGCAGAACTACACGGTCGATGTTGCAAGTGGCGTGGACAGCATCATCGTCTTTGCGACTAAATCTGACCCCGACGCCAGGATGTCCGCATTGGGAAGAACGATCGCCAATCCGGGGAACCCAACCGGTAGTGTAACGGTGCCGCTTGGTCTGGGAACAAGCACGTCTATCACGATCTCTGTGATCGCAGAAGATCAGGTGAGCACGAGGACATACACGATTAATGTGAATCGACCGTCCCGTTAA
- a CDS encoding hypothetical protein (conserved exported protein of unknown function) has product MRQAFPLAGRCIGALLFSAIGLATYGCGDTGTVNPVVELAGLEVALTNGSATLQPAFNGGTTQYRVDLSSNIQSVTVSAQPAVSGDSVTIDGQTTTSRPITLDPPGSTTVVDIVVSESTTNSRTYTVRLVRAGLAGNNSLQSLTVSPGTLPPPGFNSETLSYSVDVASNVGSVTVTPTPSDPAATMTVNGQAAISGQPSAVTLGDPDSNTRIDIVVTAQNNTVKTYTIFVNRGGLSSNNSLQSLTVSPGTLAPTFNANLLSYSVNVANNVGSVSVTPGRQDSNATISVNGQAATSGQARTITLNGPGQSTPITILVTAQNGTQKGYLITVSRGVAANNNLQSLTVSPGTLSPAFNASILSYTATVASTVGSVSVTPTRQDSNATISVNGQAATSGQARTITLNGPGQSTPITITVTAQNGSQKTYLVAVSRAALGGNNNLSGLTVSPGPLAPAFTAATTNYTVDVASTVSSVTVTPTLQDTGATMTVNGQSTTSGQARTIALRAAGLSTVINTVVTAPNGTPRTYSVTVDRAALGGNTNLQSLTVSPGTLSPAFTAARTAYTVSVSSSATSILVEAAPQDSSATLTINSQGGNSLSIPLPGGPANTEIEVRVIAPNGTDKTYLITVNQPAPAAPPAPASAPDLIPQSDSCPLLEPPDPLDPNQCAPGTSREDNITNVNTPSFTIPQPGAGETPHLYVDGTKVKDGFDQGATTLTPPSSLSDGVHSITSTVSNGGSESGQSPTLSVTIDTGAPGTPLP; this is encoded by the coding sequence ATGAGACAAGCCTTCCCACTCGCTGGACGTTGTATCGGCGCTCTTCTTTTCTCTGCTATCGGCTTGGCTACCTACGGCTGTGGCGACACAGGAACAGTGAACCCAGTGGTGGAACTCGCAGGCCTGGAGGTCGCGCTAACGAACGGATCTGCAACACTCCAACCAGCCTTCAATGGCGGAACCACTCAATATAGAGTCGATCTATCCAGCAATATCCAGAGCGTAACCGTCTCCGCTCAACCAGCGGTGTCCGGCGATTCCGTAACTATTGATGGCCAGACGACAACGAGCCGACCCATTACACTAGACCCACCAGGATCAACCACCGTCGTCGATATTGTGGTTTCAGAATCAACCACCAACTCCAGAACTTATACAGTCAGACTGGTTAGGGCAGGTTTAGCCGGGAACAACTCATTGCAGAGCCTGACCGTGTCGCCAGGGACACTGCCTCCCCCTGGATTCAATTCAGAAACGCTGAGCTATTCTGTCGATGTTGCCAGCAACGTCGGAAGTGTCACTGTAACCCCCACACCTTCAGATCCAGCAGCGACCATGACTGTGAACGGGCAAGCCGCAATCTCTGGGCAGCCTAGTGCTGTCACGCTGGGAGATCCGGATTCGAACACCCGCATTGATATAGTTGTGACCGCGCAGAACAACACCGTGAAAACCTATACGATTTTCGTGAATCGCGGTGGGTTATCTAGCAATAACAGCCTCCAAAGCTTGACTGTGTCGCCAGGGACCTTAGCCCCCACATTCAACGCCAACCTACTTAGCTACTCAGTCAATGTGGCTAATAATGTTGGAAGTGTCTCGGTCACCCCCGGTCGGCAAGATTCCAACGCCACGATCTCCGTGAATGGGCAAGCCGCGACCTCTGGACAGGCGCGCACCATAACACTCAATGGCCCCGGCCAAAGCACGCCCATCACGATTCTCGTAACGGCCCAGAACGGGACCCAGAAAGGCTACCTGATTACCGTGAGTCGAGGGGTTGCGGCTAATAACAACTTGCAGAGCCTGACCGTTTCGCCGGGCACGTTGTCTCCAGCCTTTAACGCCAGCATCCTAAGCTATACGGCGACTGTGGCAAGCACCGTTGGAAGTGTCTCGGTCACGCCCACTCGGCAAGATTCCAACGCCACGATCTCCGTGAATGGGCAAGCCGCGACCTCCGGACAGGCGCGCACCATAACACTCAACGGCCCCGGCCAAAGCACGCCCATCACGATTACCGTGACGGCTCAGAACGGGAGCCAGAAAACCTACCTGGTTGCCGTGAGTCGTGCCGCCCTTGGCGGGAACAACAACCTGTCTGGCTTGACCGTCTCGCCAGGCCCGCTCGCTCCTGCGTTTACCGCAGCCACGACAAACTATACGGTGGACGTGGCGAGCACCGTGAGCAGCGTCACGGTCACACCCACGCTGCAAGATACCGGGGCGACCATGACGGTGAACGGGCAGTCCACCACCTCTGGGCAGGCCAGAACTATTGCGTTACGCGCTGCTGGTTTGAGCACGGTGATCAATACCGTGGTGACCGCGCCTAACGGCACGCCGAGGACATATTCCGTGACGGTAGATCGGGCTGCACTTGGCGGAAACACCAACTTGCAGAGTTTAACTGTATCGCCGGGTACCTTGAGCCCTGCGTTTACTGCAGCCAGAACTGCCTACACCGTAAGCGTCAGTAGCAGCGCTACTTCCATTCTCGTGGAGGCCGCTCCCCAGGACTCAAGTGCAACCTTGACGATCAATAGCCAAGGGGGGAATTCCCTTTCCATCCCGCTACCAGGTGGTCCAGCCAACACCGAAATAGAAGTTCGCGTGATTGCACCGAATGGCACTGATAAGACGTATCTCATTACCGTTAACCAACCAGCGCCAGCGGCACCACCAGCGCCGGCGAGCGCACCAGATCTAATACCGCAGTCTGACTCGTGCCCCCTTCTTGAACCTCCCGATCCTCTGGATCCCAACCAGTGCGCGCCTGGCACTAGTCGGGAAGACAATATTACCAACGTCAATACACCAAGCTTCACAATACCTCAACCAGGGGCCGGAGAAACACCACACCTCTATGTTGACGGGACGAAGGTCAAAGACGGATTTGATCAGGGAGCCACCACCCTTACTCCGCCGTCATCGCTGAGCGATGGGGTCCACTCGATTACCAGTACAGTATCCAACGGAGGGAGCGAGTCTGGCCAGAGCCCAACTTTAAGTGTGACGATCGATACCGGAGCCCCTGGGACACCATTACCATAA
- a CDS encoding hypothetical protein (conserved exported protein of unknown function) — protein MRRNLVKAGQRFVAVLLLALGPSFYGCKDTVSISDDVAVPLSSLTVTPGALQPAFFSNTTNYKVNAPNSATSVTVTASPKSSTVTMTINGVVTAAGQGRTILLGVPGSTTTILIELLSQTGGETTYTITVTRLLSNDDNLSALSVTPGSLVPAFASSSLDYTVNVATNVTSVTVSATKSDSNAVMSGSVTAGAGVKTGQATIPLDGPGTSKVVSIIVTAPNGDSKTYTITVNRLSGDNNLSALTITPGSLNPPFAAATLDYTVDVATTVTEVTVTATKSDPNAVISGDVPNQGQATIPLDGPGTSKVISIIVTAPNGDSKTYTITINRLLSSDNNLSALTITPGSLNPPFAAATLDYTVDVATTVTEVTVTATKSDPNAVISGDVPNQGQATIPLDGPGTSKVISIIVTAPNGVSKTYTITVTRAAPASDNNLAVLTVTGGLLVPDFAPSTTDYTVAVPFSVDSVIVSATKSDANAVMSGSLNAGSGQATGQATIDLPIPLLPTPVTITVMAPNGDFKIYSLTITRALF, from the coding sequence ATGAGACGGAATCTGGTCAAGGCAGGACAACGGTTTGTCGCCGTCCTTCTCCTCGCCCTCGGCCCGAGTTTCTATGGCTGCAAGGATACCGTGTCGATTTCGGATGACGTAGCAGTACCGCTCTCCAGCTTGACGGTCACCCCCGGTGCACTTCAACCGGCGTTTTTCAGCAATACGACGAACTATAAAGTCAATGCGCCGAATTCTGCCACCAGCGTGACTGTGACGGCTAGCCCCAAGAGCAGCACGGTAACCATGACGATCAACGGGGTTGTCACCGCTGCAGGGCAGGGACGCACCATCTTGCTGGGCGTGCCAGGATCGACCACCACAATCCTCATCGAACTGTTATCGCAGACCGGCGGTGAGACCACCTATACCATCACGGTCACGCGACTCCTATCGAACGACGACAACCTGTCGGCCTTGAGCGTAACGCCAGGAAGCTTGGTTCCCGCTTTTGCCTCGAGCAGCTTGGACTACACCGTAAATGTTGCCACCAACGTCACCAGCGTGACGGTTTCCGCAACCAAGTCGGACTCGAATGCCGTGATGTCCGGTTCGGTAACTGCTGGAGCAGGAGTCAAAACAGGACAAGCAACCATCCCGCTCGATGGACCAGGAACTAGCAAAGTCGTATCGATTATCGTGACCGCTCCGAATGGCGACTCGAAGACTTATACCATCACCGTGAATCGTCTCTCCGGTGATAACAACCTGTCGGCCTTGACGATCACACCTGGCTCTCTGAATCCTCCTTTTGCCGCAGCCACCTTGGATTACACGGTAGATGTAGCAACCACTGTGACTGAAGTGACCGTCACAGCAACGAAGTCCGATCCAAATGCGGTGATATCGGGTGATGTGCCCAACCAAGGACAAGCGACGATCCCGCTCGATGGACCAGGAACCAGCAAAGTCATATCGATTATCGTGACCGCTCCGAATGGCGACTCGAAAACTTATACCATCACCATCAACCGTCTTCTATCCAGCGACAACAACCTGTCGGCCTTGACGATCACACCTGGCTCTCTGAATCCTCCTTTTGCCGCAGCCACCTTGGATTACACGGTGGATGTAGCAACCACTGTGACTGAAGTGACCGTCACAGCAACGAAGTCCGATCCAAATGCGGTGATATCGGGTGATGTGCCCAACCAAGGACAAGCGACGATCCCGCTCGATGGACCCGGAACCAGCAAAGTCATATCGATTATCGTGACCGCTCCGAATGGCGTTTCTAAGACCTATACCATCACCGTTACCCGAGCAGCACCAGCAAGCGACAACAACCTGGCTGTATTAACTGTAACGGGAGGCCTCTTAGTTCCTGACTTTGCTCCAAGCACAACCGACTATACGGTTGCCGTTCCGTTCAGCGTCGATAGTGTAATAGTCTCGGCAACGAAATCCGACGCGAATGCCGTGATGTCGGGTTCCCTGAACGCCGGATCAGGACAAGCAACGGGCCAAGCGACCATTGATCTCCCCATACCACTACTACCCACGCCGGTGACGATCACCGTCATGGCACCGAATGGAGACTTTAAGATCTACTCCCTTACGATCACCCGGGCATTATTCTAA